Proteins encoded by one window of Dromaius novaehollandiae isolate bDroNov1 unplaced genomic scaffold, bDroNov1.hap1 HAP1_SCAFFOLD_30, whole genome shotgun sequence:
- the LOC135325862 gene encoding PIN2/TERF1-interacting telomerase inhibitor 1-like, with translation MAMLAEPRRRQKWSVDARNSAWSKDESKFGQKMLEKMGWSKGKGLGAQEQGNTEHIKVHVKNNMLGLGATINHEDSWIAHQDDFNQN, from the exons ATGGCGATGCTGGCGGAGC CCCGTAGAAGGCAGAAGTGGTCTGTGGATGCACGAAACAGTGCTTGGAGTAAAGATGAATCTAAATTTGGCCAGAAGATGCTGGAAAAGATGGGCTGGTCCAAAGGAAAG GGTCTTGGGGCTCAGGAACAAGGGAATACAGAACATATCAAGGTTCACGTGAAAAACAACATGCTGGGGTTAGGAGCAACCATCAATCACGAG GACAGCTGGATTGCTCATCAGGATGACTTCAACCAGAACTGA